One Vibrio taketomensis DNA window includes the following coding sequences:
- the panC gene encoding pantoate--beta-alanine ligase: MQTFTEITALRDQIKQFKREGRKIAFVPTMGNLHDGHLTLVRKAHELADIVVVSIFVNPMQFERADDLNNYPRTLEDDLNKLNGEGVELVFTPTPEIIYPEGLDKQTFVEVPGLSSMLEGASRPGHFRGVSTIVTKLFNIVQPEVACFGEKDFQQLAIIRKMVEDMAMDIEIVGVPTVREMDGLAMSSRNGLLTLDERQRAPVLARTMRWISSAIRGGRDDYPSIIEDASDQLRAAGLQPDEIFIRDARTLLPVSADTTQAVILMSAFLGKARLIDNQTVDMVTETKEETAEENSQEG, translated from the coding sequence ATGCAGACATTTACTGAAATAACCGCTCTTCGCGATCAAATTAAACAGTTCAAACGTGAAGGTCGCAAGATTGCGTTTGTTCCAACTATGGGTAACCTACACGACGGTCACCTAACTCTCGTGCGTAAGGCGCATGAACTTGCCGATATTGTCGTGGTGAGCATTTTTGTTAACCCAATGCAATTTGAGCGAGCGGACGACCTTAACAACTACCCACGCACGCTTGAAGACGATCTCAACAAACTTAATGGTGAAGGTGTCGAACTCGTATTCACACCAACACCTGAGATCATCTACCCTGAAGGCTTAGACAAACAAACTTTTGTTGAAGTCCCTGGTCTATCAAGCATGCTTGAAGGTGCCTCTCGTCCTGGTCATTTCCGTGGCGTATCGACCATCGTGACTAAGCTATTCAACATCGTACAGCCTGAAGTGGCATGTTTCGGCGAGAAAGATTTCCAACAGCTTGCGATCATTCGCAAAATGGTGGAAGACATGGCGATGGATATCGAAATCGTTGGCGTACCAACTGTACGTGAGATGGATGGCCTAGCAATGAGTTCTCGCAACGGTCTTTTGACTTTGGATGAGCGTCAGCGTGCACCTGTTCTAGCTCGTACCATGCGTTGGATCAGTAGCGCAATTCGTGGCGGCCGCGATGATTACCCATCAATCATTGAAGACGCCAGCGACCAGCTACGCGCAGCGGGTCTTCAACCGGATGAGATCTTTATTCGCGATGCTCGCACGCTGCTGCCAGTGAGTGCTGATACCACTCAAGCGGTGATCCTAATGTCAGCATTCTTAGGTAAAGCCCGCCTTATCGACAACCAAACGGTTGATATGGTCACTGAAACCAAAGAAGAAACGGCCGAAGAAAACTCACAAGAGGGTTGA
- the panB gene encoding 3-methyl-2-oxobutanoate hydroxymethyltransferase, translating into MKKITINDLMKWKQEGRKFASSTAYDASFAQLFEQQEMPVLLVGDSLGMVLQGESSTLPVTVDDIAYHTRCVRAGSPNSLLMADMPFMSYATPEQACENAGKLMRAGANMVKIEGGDWLVDTVKMLTERAVPVCAHLGLTPQSVNIFGGFKVQGREQDKADRMVRDALALQEAGAQIVLLECVPQELAARITEVLDVPVIGIGTGNVTDGQILVMHDMFGISANYMPKFSKNFLAETGDMRAAVTKYIEDVATGAFPDEAHTIA; encoded by the coding sequence ATGAAAAAAATTACCATCAACGACCTAATGAAGTGGAAACAAGAAGGTCGTAAATTTGCATCATCGACTGCTTATGATGCTAGCTTTGCACAACTGTTTGAACAACAAGAGATGCCGGTTCTACTTGTTGGCGATTCACTTGGCATGGTGTTACAAGGTGAATCAAGCACGCTACCCGTTACTGTTGATGACATTGCTTACCACACGCGCTGTGTGCGCGCAGGAAGCCCAAACAGCCTATTGATGGCTGATATGCCATTTATGAGCTACGCAACGCCAGAGCAAGCGTGTGAGAACGCAGGTAAGCTTATGCGCGCTGGTGCTAACATGGTTAAAATTGAAGGCGGCGATTGGTTAGTTGATACCGTTAAGATGTTGACTGAACGCGCGGTGCCAGTTTGTGCACACCTAGGTCTAACACCACAATCCGTTAATATCTTTGGTGGCTTTAAAGTTCAAGGCCGTGAACAAGATAAAGCAGATCGCATGGTTCGCGATGCTCTAGCGCTACAAGAAGCTGGTGCACAAATCGTGTTACTTGAGTGTGTACCTCAAGAGCTTGCTGCTCGCATCACTGAAGTTCTGGATGTTCCTGTGATCGGTATCGGTACGGGTAACGTGACGGATGGTCAAATTCTAGTTATGCACGATATGTTCGGTATTTCAGCGAACTATATGCCAAAATTCTCAAAGAACTTCTTGGCTGAAACAGGTGACATGCGTGCTGCGGTAACTAAATACATCGAAGACGTAGCAACAGGTGCGTTCCCTGATGAAGCACACACGATCGCATAA
- the hpt gene encoding hypoxanthine phosphoribosyltransferase, translated as MKHTVEVMISEQEVQERVRELGKQITEHYQGSEDLVMVGLLRGSFVFMADLARSITLTHQVDFMTASSYGNTMESSRDVRILKDLDDDIKGKDVLLVEDIIDTGNTLAKVKEILALREPKSIEICTLLDKPSRREVNVPVKWVGFEIPDEFVVGVGIDYAQKYRHLPFIGKVVPQE; from the coding sequence ATGAAACACACAGTAGAAGTAATGATTTCTGAGCAGGAAGTTCAGGAGCGTGTACGCGAACTAGGTAAACAGATCACTGAACACTACCAAGGTAGTGAAGATCTAGTGATGGTAGGACTGCTACGTGGCTCTTTTGTATTTATGGCGGATCTGGCTCGCAGCATTACTCTGACACACCAAGTTGATTTTATGACCGCATCGAGCTACGGCAACACGATGGAAAGCTCACGTGATGTACGTATCTTGAAAGACCTAGATGATGACATCAAAGGCAAAGACGTACTGCTAGTGGAAGATATTATCGACACGGGTAACACCTTGGCGAAAGTAAAAGAGATTCTGGCACTACGTGAACCAAAATCTATTGAGATCTGTACGCTACTAGACAAACCTTCTCGTCGTGAAGTTAATGTACCTGTTAAATGGGTAGGCTTTGAAATTCCTGATGAATTTGTGGTTGGTGTAGGTATCGACTACGCGCAGAAATACCGTCATTTACCATTTATCGGTAAAGTTGTACCACAAGAGTAA
- the pcnB gene encoding polynucleotide adenylyltransferase PcnB, which translates to MHMNRNDYTPSEPISCPELALNILTRQEHNISRKQISDNALKVLYRLHGAGFDAYLVGGGVRDLLLGQNPKDFDIATNATPEQIRQLFKNCRLIGRRFRLAHIMFGRDIVEVATFRGHHQEPSKNVSMQSKEGMLLRDNVYGTIDEDAERRDFTINAMYYNIANYAIHDYAGGIEDLEDKLIRLIGDPETRYREDPVRMLRAVRFAVKLDFDIEEDTAAPIEDLSHLLKEIPSARLYEESLKMLQTGYGLETYHLMREYNLFQQLFPALSEFFTDSYDSKAEQMLDLVLDSTDQRIDEGKRINPAFMFAAMLWYPLQARADELMESRNLCHYDAVMEASNDILDDQVRTIAIPRRHTATIREIWQLQMRLPRRNGKRAFRLMELNKFRAGFDFLEMRGEIEGGETEQLAKWWHTFQNAGRNMRQAMVNDLDSATPSRPSSRRRKPSNKKRSFRKSKSES; encoded by the coding sequence ATGCACATGAATAGAAATGACTATACACCAAGCGAGCCAATTAGTTGTCCCGAGCTCGCTCTTAACATTCTAACTCGCCAAGAGCACAATATTTCGCGCAAGCAGATCAGCGATAATGCACTGAAAGTGCTATACCGTCTGCACGGTGCGGGCTTTGATGCCTATCTGGTAGGGGGCGGTGTACGCGATCTATTGTTAGGCCAAAACCCAAAAGATTTTGATATTGCGACTAACGCAACTCCTGAGCAAATACGTCAGCTATTTAAAAACTGCCGCCTGATCGGACGCCGCTTCCGTTTGGCTCACATTATGTTTGGCCGTGATATCGTCGAAGTTGCGACTTTCCGTGGTCACCACCAAGAGCCAAGCAAAAATGTGTCAATGCAGTCAAAAGAAGGCATGCTATTACGTGACAACGTGTATGGCACTATAGATGAAGACGCTGAGCGCCGAGACTTCACCATTAACGCGATGTACTACAACATCGCTAACTATGCGATCCATGATTACGCAGGTGGTATTGAAGACCTCGAAGACAAGCTAATCCGCTTAATTGGCGATCCGGAAACTCGTTACCGTGAAGATCCAGTACGTATGCTGCGTGCGGTTCGCTTTGCGGTAAAACTCGATTTTGATATCGAAGAAGATACAGCTGCGCCAATTGAAGATTTGTCGCACCTACTAAAAGAAATTCCGTCAGCGCGATTATATGAAGAATCGCTAAAAATGCTGCAAACAGGCTACGGTTTGGAAACCTACCACCTAATGCGTGAGTACAATCTATTCCAACAACTGTTCCCTGCACTATCGGAATTCTTCACCGACAGCTACGACTCTAAAGCTGAGCAAATGCTCGATCTTGTGTTGGACTCAACTGACCAACGCATTGACGAAGGCAAACGCATTAACCCTGCGTTTATGTTCGCCGCTATGCTGTGGTACCCACTGCAAGCTAGAGCCGATGAGCTAATGGAATCACGCAACTTATGTCACTACGATGCGGTCATGGAAGCAAGTAACGATATTCTTGATGATCAAGTACGTACGATTGCGATTCCGCGTCGCCATACGGCAACCATTCGTGAGATTTGGCAGCTACAAATGCGTCTACCTCGCCGTAATGGCAAGCGTGCTTTCCGTCTTATGGAGCTCAATAAGTTCCGTGCGGGCTTTGACTTCCTAGAGATGCGTGGCGAGATCGAAGGTGGCGAAACAGAACAACTGGCTAAATGGTGGCACACTTTCCAAAACGCAGGCCGCAATATGCGTCAAGCGATGGTGAATGATCTCGATAGCGCAACACCAAGCCGACCAAGTTCTCGTCGTCGCAAGCCAAGTAATAAAAAACGCAGCTTCCGTAAGAGTAAAAGTGAATCATGA
- the can gene encoding carbonate dehydratase, with protein sequence MPKIKQLFDNNSKWSEEIKSERPEYFTKLAQGQKPDFLWIGCSDSRVPAERLTGLFSGELFVHRNVANLVIHTDLNCLSVVQYAVDVLKVKHIIICGHYDCGGVNAAIKNPNLGLINNWLLHIRDIHFKHRNYIENMAEDERGDKLAELNVAEQVYNLGNSTIMQNAWERGQEVEIHGVVYGIEDGRLEYLGIRSHSIETVEASYQTALEKILNPEHKLLCR encoded by the coding sequence ATGCCAAAGATTAAACAGCTATTTGATAACAACTCGAAATGGTCTGAAGAGATCAAGTCCGAGCGTCCGGAATATTTCACCAAACTAGCCCAAGGGCAAAAGCCAGACTTTTTGTGGATTGGCTGCTCTGATAGCCGAGTTCCAGCTGAACGCCTCACCGGGCTTTTTTCAGGTGAGTTATTTGTTCATCGCAATGTAGCCAACTTGGTAATTCACACCGACCTAAATTGCCTTTCTGTCGTTCAGTACGCCGTCGATGTACTGAAGGTAAAACACATTATAATTTGTGGACACTACGACTGTGGTGGCGTTAATGCGGCAATCAAAAATCCAAACTTGGGCCTTATCAACAACTGGCTACTGCACATTCGTGACATTCATTTCAAACATCGCAACTATATCGAAAATATGGCGGAAGATGAGCGTGGTGATAAGCTTGCTGAGCTCAACGTTGCCGAGCAAGTATATAACCTTGGTAATTCAACCATTATGCAGAATGCGTGGGAACGTGGTCAGGAAGTGGAGATCCACGGTGTCGTTTACGGTATCGAAGATGGCCGTTTGGAATACTTGGGCATTCGCTCTCACTCAATCGAAACGGTTGAAGCGTCTTACCAAACTGCTTTAGAGAAAATACTTAACCCAGAACATAAACTACTTTGTCGCTAA
- a CDS encoding SulP family inorganic anion transporter, producing MLFGKRFKDINLKGDIFGGVTTAIISLPLALAFGVASGAGAEAGLWGAIMVGLFAALFGGSSTLISEPTGPMTVIMTAVLTSMMAKYPETAMAMTFTVVMMAGAFQILLGTLKLGKYVTLMPYSVISGFMSGIGVILIILQISPLLGHAAPSGGVIGTLKALPELIANIKFGELFLGALTLGILFFFPEKYRKYVPAQLVALVAVTLLSTILFDSDSIRRIGDIPAGLPSLVIPHINPEMFTTMVIDALVLGTLGCIDTLLTAVIGDSLTRKEHDSDKELRGQGLANMFAGLFGALPGAGATMGTVTNIQVGARSPLSGVVRALMLALVVLVAGGLTEPIPMAVLAGIAVYVGFNILDWSFIQRAHKVSVQGMAIMYGVMMLTVFVDLIAAVGLGVFISNIIIIERLSRVQSRHVKAISDADEDDVPLTESERGLLDQANGKVLFFYLSGPMIFSVSKAISRQHSSISDYEAMILDLTDVPMIDVTVGLALENAINDALDANCAVYLLCPNKQIWQQLEKFHILDLVPIENTYAFRYEALRAAIKQVDKSAEVDELHAYSI from the coding sequence ATGTTGTTTGGAAAGCGCTTTAAAGACATCAACCTGAAAGGGGATATTTTTGGTGGTGTCACCACTGCGATCATCTCACTGCCACTGGCTCTTGCATTTGGTGTTGCCTCGGGGGCTGGCGCTGAAGCTGGCTTGTGGGGCGCAATTATGGTCGGCCTATTTGCGGCGTTATTTGGTGGATCTTCCACGCTGATTTCCGAGCCAACAGGCCCAATGACGGTGATCATGACCGCAGTATTAACTAGCATGATGGCCAAATACCCTGAAACGGCTATGGCAATGACCTTTACCGTTGTAATGATGGCCGGTGCTTTTCAGATATTACTCGGCACATTAAAGTTAGGAAAATACGTTACTTTAATGCCATACAGCGTGATTTCCGGCTTTATGTCGGGAATTGGCGTGATATTAATTATTTTACAAATCTCCCCGTTACTAGGGCATGCTGCTCCTTCTGGTGGTGTGATTGGCACCTTAAAGGCGCTGCCGGAGCTTATCGCTAATATAAAGTTCGGTGAGTTATTCTTAGGCGCCCTAACGTTAGGTATTTTGTTTTTCTTTCCTGAGAAATATCGAAAATACGTCCCTGCACAATTAGTCGCTCTGGTCGCCGTTACCTTACTGTCTACCATTTTGTTTGATAGTGATTCGATTCGTCGTATCGGTGACATCCCTGCAGGCTTACCGAGCCTTGTGATACCGCATATCAATCCTGAAATGTTTACCACCATGGTGATCGATGCTTTAGTGCTCGGTACGCTAGGTTGTATTGATACGTTACTTACTGCGGTTATTGGTGACTCGCTGACACGTAAAGAGCACGATTCAGACAAAGAGCTGCGAGGGCAAGGCTTGGCCAATATGTTCGCTGGTCTATTTGGCGCGCTACCCGGTGCAGGGGCAACCATGGGGACGGTGACCAATATTCAAGTTGGTGCGCGTTCGCCGCTTTCTGGCGTTGTTCGTGCTTTAATGCTCGCTTTGGTCGTGCTGGTGGCAGGTGGTCTGACAGAGCCTATTCCAATGGCCGTTTTGGCGGGTATTGCCGTCTATGTTGGTTTTAATATTCTCGACTGGAGTTTTATTCAACGTGCGCACAAAGTGAGTGTGCAGGGGATGGCGATCATGTATGGGGTGATGATGTTGACGGTGTTTGTTGACTTGATTGCAGCCGTAGGTCTAGGGGTTTTTATCTCCAATATTATAATCATTGAGCGTTTAAGCCGAGTGCAGTCACGCCATGTGAAAGCGATCAGTGATGCCGATGAGGATGATGTGCCATTAACGGAAAGTGAGCGTGGATTGCTCGATCAAGCCAATGGTAAAGTGCTGTTCTTTTATCTCTCTGGCCCGATGATTTTTAGTGTTTCTAAGGCGATTTCTCGTCAGCATTCAAGTATTTCCGACTATGAAGCGATGATCCTCGATTTGACGGATGTGCCAATGATTGATGTCACTGTTGGTTTGGCGCTAGAAAACGCGATTAATGATGCGCTCGATGCCAACTGTGCGGTTTATTTGCTTTGTCCAAATAAACAGATTTGGCAGCAATTAGAGAAGTTCCACATTTTAGATTTGGTGCCCATTGAGAATACGTACGCTTTTCGCTATGAAGCATTACGTGCTGCGATTAAACAAGTCGATAAGTCGGCTGAGGTTGATGAGTTACACGCGTATTCCATCTAG
- a CDS encoding ABC transporter ATP-binding protein, with protein sequence MYALEIDQLRKTYAGGFEALKGISLNVKKGDFYALLGPNGAGKSTTIGVISSLVNKTSGMVKVFGFDIDTQLELAKQNLGLVPQEFNFNQFETVEQIVMQQAGYYGVSKALAKERAEKYLTKLDLWEKRKERARNLSGGMKRRLMIARALMHEPQLLILDEPTAGVDIELRRSMWEFLKEINQEQGITIILTTHYLEEAEMLCRNIGIINRGELIENTSMKSLLSKLHVETFILDIEGEGEVPQLDRVVSQRLVNGSLEIEVEKTQGLNPVFSQLTQSGIQVMSMRNKANRLEELFVSIVKQQTRGEG encoded by the coding sequence ATGTACGCATTAGAAATAGACCAATTGCGTAAAACCTACGCAGGCGGTTTTGAGGCGTTAAAAGGAATTAGCCTCAATGTGAAGAAAGGGGATTTCTACGCATTGCTTGGTCCAAACGGGGCGGGTAAATCGACCACCATTGGGGTGATCTCATCTTTAGTCAACAAAACTTCGGGCATGGTTAAAGTCTTTGGTTTTGATATTGATACTCAGCTTGAACTGGCGAAGCAAAATCTAGGTTTGGTACCTCAAGAGTTTAATTTCAACCAGTTTGAAACGGTTGAACAGATTGTGATGCAGCAAGCGGGTTACTATGGTGTATCTAAAGCTCTGGCGAAAGAACGGGCTGAAAAGTACCTAACTAAGCTCGATTTGTGGGAAAAACGCAAAGAACGTGCACGAAATCTATCTGGTGGTATGAAGCGTCGTTTAATGATTGCACGTGCATTAATGCATGAACCTCAGCTTTTGATCCTCGATGAGCCAACTGCTGGGGTTGATATCGAACTGCGCCGCTCAATGTGGGAGTTCCTAAAAGAAATCAACCAAGAGCAGGGCATTACCATCATTTTGACCACTCACTATTTAGAAGAGGCTGAGATGCTGTGTCGTAATATCGGCATCATTAATCGCGGTGAGTTGATTGAGAACACCTCGATGAAATCGCTGCTGTCTAAATTGCACGTTGAGACGTTTATTCTCGATATTGAGGGCGAAGGGGAAGTCCCACAGCTTGATCGAGTGGTCTCTCAGCGTCTAGTTAATGGTTCATTAGAGATTGAAGTCGAGAAAACTCAGGGTTTGAATCCGGTGTTTAGCCAGTTAACACAAAGCGGTATTCAAGTGATGTCGATGCGCAATAAAGCCAATCGCTTGGAAGAGCTCTTTGTTAGTATCGTGAAGCAACAAACGCGAGGAGAAGGCTAA
- the lpdA gene encoding dihydrolipoyl dehydrogenase, translating to MSKEIKAQVVVLGSGPAGYSAAFRCADLGLETVLVERYSTLGGVCLNVGCIPSKALLHVSKVIEEAKAMAEHGVVFGEPQTDISKIRIWKEKVVNQLTGGLAGMAKMRNVTVVNGYGKFTGPNSILVEGEGESTVVSFDNAIVAAGSRPIKLPFIPHEDPRIWDSTDALELKEVPEKLLIMGGGIIGLEMGTVYHSLGSKVDVVEMFDQVIPAADKDIVKVFTKRIEKKFNLMLETKVTAVEAKEDGIYVSMEGKKAPAEAERYDAVLVAIGRVPNGLLIDGEKAGLEIDERGFINVDKQMRTNVPHIFAIGDIVGQPMLAHKGVHEGHVAAEVISGKKHYFDPKVIPSIAYTEPEVAWVGKTEKEAKAEGINYEVATFPWAASGRAIASDCADGMTKLIFDKETHRVIGGAIVGTNGGELLGEIGLAIEMGCDAEDIALTIHAHPTLHESVGLAAEVFEGSITDLPNKKAVKKKK from the coding sequence ATGAGCAAAGAAATTAAAGCCCAAGTTGTTGTACTTGGTTCTGGTCCTGCTGGTTACTCTGCTGCCTTCCGTTGTGCAGACCTAGGTCTTGAAACAGTACTGGTTGAGCGTTACAGCACGCTTGGCGGTGTATGTCTAAACGTAGGTTGTATCCCATCAAAAGCACTACTGCACGTATCTAAAGTTATCGAAGAAGCAAAAGCGATGGCTGAGCACGGTGTTGTATTTGGTGAACCACAAACTGACATCAGCAAAATCCGTATCTGGAAAGAAAAAGTTGTTAATCAGCTGACTGGTGGTCTAGCTGGTATGGCGAAAATGCGTAACGTAACAGTGGTTAACGGTTACGGTAAGTTCACTGGCCCTAACTCAATCCTAGTTGAGGGTGAAGGTGAGTCTACAGTCGTTAGCTTCGATAACGCTATCGTTGCAGCGGGCTCTCGTCCAATCAAACTGCCATTCATTCCTCATGAAGACCCACGCATCTGGGACTCAACTGACGCACTTGAGCTGAAAGAAGTACCAGAAAAACTGCTTATCATGGGTGGTGGTATCATCGGTCTAGAGATGGGTACGGTTTACCACTCACTAGGTTCGAAAGTGGATGTGGTAGAGATGTTCGACCAAGTTATCCCTGCTGCGGATAAAGACATCGTTAAAGTATTCACTAAACGCATCGAGAAGAAATTCAACCTGATGCTAGAAACAAAAGTGACTGCAGTTGAAGCGAAAGAAGATGGTATCTACGTTTCAATGGAAGGCAAAAAAGCGCCTGCAGAAGCTGAGCGTTACGACGCAGTTCTAGTGGCTATCGGTCGTGTACCAAATGGTCTACTCATCGATGGTGAAAAAGCAGGTCTTGAAATCGACGAGCGTGGCTTCATCAACGTTGATAAGCAAATGCGTACTAACGTACCGCATATCTTTGCAATCGGCGATATCGTTGGCCAACCAATGCTTGCGCACAAAGGTGTGCATGAAGGTCACGTAGCGGCTGAAGTTATTTCTGGTAAGAAACACTACTTCGACCCTAAAGTGATTCCTTCAATTGCTTACACTGAGCCAGAAGTGGCATGGGTTGGTAAGACTGAGAAAGAAGCGAAAGCTGAAGGCATTAACTACGAAGTGGCGACATTCCCATGGGCAGCATCAGGTCGTGCAATCGCATCTGATTGTGCAGACGGTATGACTAAGCTAATCTTCGATAAAGAAACTCACCGCGTTATCGGTGGTGCTATCGTTGGTACTAACGGTGGTGAACTACTCGGTGAAATCGGTCTAGCGATCGAGATGGGTTGTGATGCGGAAGATATCGCACTCACTATCCACGCTCACCCAACGCTACATGAGTCTGTTGGTCTAGCTGCGGAAGTGTTTGAAGGTTCTATCACTGACTTACCAAACAAAAAAGCAGTGAAGAAGAAAAAATAA
- a CDS encoding ABC transporter permease, which yields MYQLYWTAFCSLLTKEINRFTRIWVQTLVPPAITMTLYFIIFGSLIGSRIGDMNGFSYMEYIVPGLIMMSVITNSYSNVASSFFSSKFQRNIEELLVAPVPNYVIILGFVMGGVVRGLLVGSIVTCVSLLFVDLQVDHWGIIIATVFLTSVVFSLGGLINAVYAKTFDDISIIPTFVLTPLTYLGGVFYSISLLPEFWQGVSKINPIVYMVNAFRYGFLGVSDVGIGTSFAVLIAFVIALYAVAHYLVTKGIGLRS from the coding sequence ATGTACCAACTCTATTGGACTGCATTTTGTAGTTTGTTGACCAAAGAAATTAACCGTTTTACTCGTATCTGGGTGCAAACCTTAGTGCCGCCAGCGATCACCATGACGCTGTATTTTATTATCTTCGGTAGCCTGATTGGCTCTCGTATTGGTGATATGAACGGCTTTAGCTACATGGAATATATTGTGCCGGGCTTGATCATGATGTCGGTGATCACGAACTCATATTCTAACGTGGCTTCATCATTTTTTAGCTCTAAGTTCCAGCGCAATATTGAAGAACTATTAGTAGCTCCAGTGCCAAACTATGTGATTATTCTTGGCTTTGTGATGGGCGGGGTAGTGCGTGGTCTTTTGGTTGGATCTATCGTTACCTGTGTTTCGTTGCTGTTTGTTGATCTGCAAGTGGATCACTGGGGGATTATTATCGCCACGGTATTTTTGACCTCGGTAGTGTTCTCACTCGGTGGTTTAATCAATGCGGTTTATGCGAAGACTTTTGATGATATCTCGATTATCCCGACGTTTGTTCTAACGCCGCTGACCTATCTTGGTGGGGTATTTTACTCAATCAGTCTTTTACCTGAGTTCTGGCAAGGCGTGTCGAAAATCAATCCGATCGTCTACATGGTTAATGCTTTTCGTTATGGCTTTTTAGGTGTATCTGATGTGGGCATTGGCACTTCATTCGCTGTGCTGATTGCATTTGTTATTGCACTCTATGCCGTTGCGCATTATTTGGTGACCAAAGGGATTGGCTTGCGTTCGTAA
- the folK gene encoding 2-amino-4-hydroxy-6-hydroxymethyldihydropteridine diphosphokinase produces MITAYIAVGSNLADPVAQANAAINALKLLPKSEFILASKLYSSTPMGPQNQPDYINAVVAIKTELTPLELLDCTQAIELDQGRVRKDERWGPRTLDLDIVLYGNEVIDSERLVVPHYGMHEREFVLYPLAEIAPNLTLPDGTELTTLLTKVDRNGLSVWQS; encoded by the coding sequence ATGATTACTGCTTACATTGCCGTAGGCAGTAACCTTGCCGACCCGGTTGCTCAGGCAAATGCCGCAATCAATGCATTAAAGTTGCTACCGAAATCAGAGTTTATACTGGCCTCAAAGTTGTACAGTAGTACACCAATGGGGCCGCAAAATCAGCCTGATTATATTAATGCCGTAGTCGCCATTAAAACCGAATTAACGCCTCTGGAACTGCTCGATTGCACCCAAGCAATTGAATTAGATCAAGGGCGTGTCCGTAAAGACGAACGCTGGGGACCAAGAACCCTAGATCTCGATATCGTCCTTTACGGCAATGAAGTGATCGATTCCGAGCGTCTCGTGGTTCCACATTACGGAATGCATGAAAGAGAATTCGTTCTTTACCCGCTGGCGGAAATCGCACCAAATTTAACTCTCCCTGATGGGACTGAGCTTACGACTCTACTGACCAAAGTCGATCGTAATGGGCTCAGCGTGTGGCAATCATAG
- a CDS encoding LuxR/HapR/OpaR family quorum-sensing transcriptional regulator produces MDSIAKRPRTRLSPTKRKQQLMDISLEVFARRGIGRGGHADIAEIAQVSVATVFNYFPTREDLVDDVLTYVVRQFSNFLSDNIDLDLHAKENLGNITNSMMTLVAEDCHWLKVWFEWSASTREEVWPLFVTTNRTNQLLVKNMFVKGQERGEVCDEYDPEDLANLFHGICYSLFVQANRTTEHNDLVKLADTYLNMLCIYKKD; encoded by the coding sequence ATGGATTCAATTGCGAAAAGACCAAGAACCCGTCTTTCACCCACAAAGCGCAAGCAACAATTAATGGATATCTCTCTTGAGGTATTTGCTCGTCGAGGTATTGGTCGTGGCGGACATGCCGATATTGCTGAAATCGCACAGGTTTCAGTGGCAACGGTATTTAACTATTTCCCAACTCGTGAAGATTTGGTCGATGATGTACTGACCTACGTTGTCCGCCAGTTCTCCAACTTCTTATCAGACAATATCGATCTTGATCTGCACGCTAAAGAAAACCTCGGCAACATCACTAACTCGATGATGACGTTAGTGGCTGAAGATTGTCACTGGCTAAAAGTCTGGTTTGAATGGAGCGCATCGACTCGTGAAGAAGTGTGGCCATTGTTTGTAACCACTAACCGAACCAACCAGCTACTGGTCAAAAACATGTTCGTGAAAGGCCAAGAACGTGGTGAAGTGTGTGATGAATATGATCCAGAAGATCTCGCCAACTTATTCCACGGTATTTGCTACTCGCTGTTTGTACAAGCAAACCGTACTACCGAGCATAATGATTTAGTTAAGTTGGCTGACACCTACTTAAACATGCTATGCATCTACAAGAAAGATTGA